Proteins encoded by one window of Geobacter sp. DSM 9736:
- the arsS gene encoding arsenosugar biosynthesis radical SAM (seleno)protein ArsS (Some members of this family are selenoproteins.) translates to MVAAFKEKLKSVNPIYIKFDTLQTLQLNLGNVCNLRCSHCHLSCSPEGTGIMEQGVMDRAIGFLARQPGLVLDMTGGCPELNPLFRYLVERTEGLARRRMVRSNLTILSEPGMEWLPDFYRDHQLVIVASLPCYEKENVDRQRGSGVFERSIEALHRLNAVGYGETLELNLVYNPGGAFIAGSQKELASAYGRELYQRHGIRFNNLYTITNAPIGRFREYLEARGAYERYLNLLAGSFNREAAGNIMCRSLVSVDWNGFLYNCDFNLAVGLPITGKDGTILKIDDLQAAATSGTELFLAQHCYCCTAGEGSSCTGALVA, encoded by the coding sequence ATGGTGGCAGCATTCAAGGAAAAACTGAAGTCTGTCAATCCGATCTATATTAAATTCGACACGCTGCAGACCCTGCAGTTGAACCTGGGCAACGTCTGCAACCTGAGGTGCAGCCACTGCCATCTGAGCTGTTCCCCTGAGGGAACCGGCATCATGGAGCAGGGGGTAATGGACAGGGCGATAGGGTTCCTCGCCCGGCAGCCTGGGCTCGTGCTCGACATGACCGGCGGATGCCCGGAGCTTAACCCCCTTTTCCGGTACCTTGTGGAACGGACCGAGGGGCTGGCCCGGCGGCGGATGGTCCGGAGCAACCTGACGATTCTCAGCGAGCCGGGGATGGAGTGGCTACCCGATTTCTACCGGGACCACCAACTCGTTATAGTTGCCTCTCTTCCCTGCTACGAGAAGGAAAATGTCGACCGTCAGCGGGGAAGCGGGGTCTTCGAACGGAGCATCGAGGCCCTACACCGGTTGAATGCCGTGGGATACGGTGAAACCCTTGAGCTGAACCTCGTCTACAACCCCGGAGGAGCCTTCATCGCCGGTTCACAGAAGGAGCTGGCGTCCGCATACGGCCGGGAGCTGTACCAACGGCACGGCATCAGATTCAACAACCTTTATACCATAACCAATGCTCCCATCGGACGGTTCCGGGAGTATCTGGAGGCAAGGGGAGCTTACGAGCGCTATCTGAATCTTCTAGCAGGAAGCTTCAACCGGGAAGCTGCCGGCAACATAATGTGCCGCTCCCTGGTAAGCGTGGACTGGAACGGGTTCCTTTACAACTGCGACTTCAACCTTGCGGTGGGGCTGCCGATTACCGGCAAGGACGGCACCATACTGAAGATCGACGATCTCCAAGCCGCCGCCACCAGCGGCACCGAGCTCTTCCTTGCCCAGCACTGCTACTGCTGCACCGCCGGAGAAGGGTCCAGCTGCACGGGTGCCCTCGTTGCGTAG
- a CDS encoding TVP38/TMEM64 family protein, which produces MKKKLLLLGTLLAIAATLILSGFSKLLTIEYLKANREALEAINAAHPLGFPLLFVGSYIIQTALSLPGATLMTLAAGALFGAVTGTAYAVIGATTGAALAFLFARYLFRSAMVKRFSGRLEEVNRELDRSGLNYLLFLRLVPLFPFFLINIAAALTRIPLGTFCLGTFMGIIPGGFVYANAGASLATVEHLGDVASPRVIGAFVLLGIFALIPALYRRHRRQCRS; this is translated from the coding sequence ATGAAGAAAAAACTTCTGCTCCTCGGCACCCTGCTCGCCATAGCCGCAACCCTCATCCTCTCCGGGTTTTCGAAGCTGCTAACCATCGAATACCTCAAGGCGAACAGGGAAGCCCTTGAAGCGATTAACGCAGCTCACCCCCTGGGGTTCCCGCTCCTTTTCGTCGGCAGCTACATCATACAGACAGCCCTCTCCCTTCCCGGTGCTACGCTGATGACATTGGCTGCGGGTGCTCTGTTCGGCGCAGTCACGGGTACAGCCTACGCCGTTATCGGAGCGACCACGGGCGCGGCTCTCGCCTTTCTCTTCGCCCGCTACCTCTTTCGCAGCGCGATGGTGAAGCGTTTTTCCGGGCGCCTGGAGGAGGTAAACCGCGAGCTCGACCGGTCGGGACTCAACTACCTCCTCTTTCTCCGCCTCGTGCCGCTCTTCCCATTCTTCCTCATCAACATAGCCGCTGCACTCACGAGGATTCCCCTCGGCACGTTCTGTCTCGGCACTTTCATGGGAATCATCCCCGGCGGCTTCGTCTACGCCAATGCAGGGGCCAGCCTGGCCACGGTGGAGCACCTGGGCGATGTCGCCTCGCCGCGTGTCATAGGGGCTTTTGTCCTTCTCGGTATATTCGCCCTGATACCGGCACTCTACCGCAGGCATCGGCGGCAATGCCGCTCATGA